AGTGCAAAAccgtttttcattttcatttagcGAAGTAGCTGTTCTAGGTTGTCCCTTGGTTTAGTCAGAGAAAATCTACATCTCATTTCTTTGAATATCCCATGTTACACTCGAGCCAATGCAATTACACGAACACATGGTGATTCGGACGATTTTCTCACCAATTTATTCAATTATTTCCACTGTGATTTTCCGTGAACGGGAAACCCATTACACGGTTTTTAACTGAAAGTAATGAGAGAGGCAAATCACAGGGGTAGGAATGAGTAATTAAGGAACTTCTTTGCGGGAGAGCTGAGATTAAATGAGGCGTTAGAGAGTCGTGAAATCCGGCGCCTAATTGTACAATTTTACGATAATGGTGAAATTGGGTTATTCTCTTGAAAGATGGCAAGATTGAGATGAAAGATAAGCTCGTTTGAATTACTAAAGCGTTGTTTATTAGGCTTGAAAATGTAATGCCTTCACTTTGGTATTATCTCGTATCGACGTTTTTTGTGTGAGTTATAGCATGGATCTACATGTAGAGCACAGTGTAGTGTCTAGAAGTTGGTGAATAAAGTGAAAGCTAAAATtaggaaaatgaagaaaatgtgccGTTTCCTCATTGTTCCCGGCCTCATAGTTTTAGAGGGAAAGCTAGAAACAGGAGTGGCTTGTTCCTCTGTGTGGTAAGCTGACTCATAACGAAGGGTGTATTCCATCAGTTTTCGTTAAAAGAACTACTGATACTATGTATTTCGTCCCACCAAAAACGATAAGTCTACCATCGGATGAAAATCCTTTGATGCTGCTACAGTCTATCAGATGAAAGTCAATAACAAGAGATGAGTTTTTAGACTTCCGGTGAACTTCATTTAAGAATGTGGTTAATCTGGCCTCGAAAATTCCGGTCGCCGATTCGAATCATCCTCCGTGTGGCCCACTTGTGAAGCCATTCCAGCGATGTCACATCGGTCTACTGGGCTCAGAACTATTCCTTATCCAGCTAAGACGCTGATCATATTCCTAGACACAGTCTGTAAAGCTAAAGCTGACGGGGTTCCGGGGCGTTATTGTTCTCATTAATGTCGTACAACACCACACGTTGAGCCGTAAGAGACAATCTAATTGTTTTCATCGCGTTTAATCAGGGCTCCAATACGCGATATTTGATAGGGAGAAGGTAAACTGTGAATACATTGGCCATGTGAAGTTCGTATCGTTTACTCGGTTTATTCGATGGAATCGTATCAAAACAACTGAGTCAGCTGAAGGTCAGCTGCAGGACAGGATCTTGTTTGGATCTGACTCTTTGGTTTGCTAACTGGCTAAAATAATGGAAGGCTACAAACTGGGCATCGTATCGATGTTCTTTATTTATTTGCAACTCATTGCTTTTAATTCATTCAATCGCGGAGCAGATGCACTTCtgaagcttcttcttcttcaagcaAGAAGGGTGATTATCCTTCcaatcagaaaaaaagtttCGCATAAAAGCATCAAAAATTGTTTAGTTATTCCTCAAagctattttcaatttcatcgAGCTCGAATTCAATTCAACCACGTCATGCCTTCAAATGAAATGTGCTCGAGACATTTTCACGGTTGGTAAAAGTATCGATTTACCTTTGCAACGCAACAGAAAGAAAGGTTCTCCCATTACACATTGTACAGTGGTGGAGGGGGATGGAGGGAGAAAATAAGGAATTGCGAAGCCTAGCTTTTACGCCCATAAAACCAgctttttgtctgtttcttttgtgtccacatttcctctccaggtaagcacgtattatAAAGGCAAACCGATATCCCTACCCATTTACTGATTCCGATGAAATGAACACCATTAACCATTGTTACTTATTGAAAAGCATCTTCTCAGCTTTTTTCTGATGGCATAAAAAGATATCTGTGTCTCGTGTTGGTTCGTAGTCTCATTCAGTATTCAGGGCATGAAGACGAGCTGTCGGCAAGAAAGAAATTACTTCTGTAAACTAATCAATCAGCTAAACGCGCTTTCTTGCGTAGGTTGTATGCCAGGGGTGAGGTTCTACAGATATTTACGACGAGAAGCATTGCAGCGCTGCTATTTGAGATCAGGGATGACAAAGTAAAACTTGGGCGAACGCGGGAAGCGGTGTACGAGACGTCTTACACACACTTTATCTCTTGTCTATCTCCTTCGACAGTGGCCGAATTGACAAAGTTGAAATTACCATCTGGCTGTTGCTATCACTATGCAATTATGTGGACGCAACGGACATTGTTTTTGCCCAACGCATGTCAAAGTAGGAGAAGACTCTAGTGGGCAGATTGCTGTTTTGTAATAATGGTCATCAAGTACCCACCCTCAACAGGCGCCCAAGAGCCGTGGATTCTTATGTCGACATCACACGATCAGTGGCTGTTGTTTGCTCTGGCTAAGCGACTGTGAGGAGCCAATTATGGGTGTAAATCACGGGAACCCCATTTTTATCTGCGCTAAGGTTGTAATCCGCTAACGAGATTGCTTGTTATAGGCTAATAGCACATCGTCGCCAGTTATCACGGTTGGCTCTTTCTCGTCTTCATCTCCAAGTTCTTCCTGTGGAGGTTGAATGGGGTGGACAAATTGCATGCGACTGAACCAGAACAAATCAATGCTTTGATAGAAAAATTGAATTGGCAGCACTGCTTCTGGACTCCTGTGCAGTCTCAGAACTGATGACTcttcgatctgcttggagaataaCGCACTGCTTCGATTCCCCGGTACCAGATCTTCAGAAACCCGTGTCCGATCTTGGGCTATAACGTGAAGGGATCAGTAGATACCCTCGGAACCATATTCACACATCGATACGCTATACGCTCGCCTTAAATACTTTTGCTAATGATTAAACCTTGAATTCAGTTGCTTTCTTGCCTCCATAATTTCCCTTACTGCTGGCACGAGATGTAATGTTCGTCACAAACTAAGTCAAAAAACCGCCCTCTGGGACGACGGTATCAAAAAAGTGATAATGTGGCTAGTGTAAACAGAGCAAGCAACCAACATACCCGTTACTAATGACTCATAGTGTCTGAGCTAAAAGCCTGGCGCTTTTCGACGCTGAACAGTTACAAAAACAAGCGCGAAATGATGTGTTTTACCTTCAGGTCACGTCTGATGCTTTCATCGTAGTTGTTCGTATGCACACTCGGAGTAGGACCAGCAAATCGCTCCTATGTGTCAAGCAGGACGTGCCCTTTACCTGCTTGTCCATCGCTCTTCAGCTACCGCGACTGCTCActatttatttcaaaacatgCTATAATTTGAAGTGACGGCAGCTAGACCGATTGTCCTCTTCGACCTAGCGCTCATCCCCGCGTCACAGTCAATCGGTACAAACCTCAGCTTACACTGAGCAATGTCTAAGACCCTGGCCTCCGGATAGACTTTATCCAACCCGATCACCTAATAACAAATTAGCGGGAGGAGACGCTATCTCTATATTACTGGACCTGTCTGTTGACTGGATCTTGGAGACGTTGAGTGTAGATGTAAAATATGTCAACGGTATGCCAGGTAAAGCCCTGTCTTGACAGAGAGAAACCTTTAGATCTGTTTCCGAGCACTTTCCAAGCACTGAAGGAGGCGCTTCTTGTAATTTGACGGAAACTGAGCAGTATTACTCCCGCCGGTGATTTGTAATGTCGAAGCCTACGCATAATGAAGCGGGGGCAGAAATGTTAACAAGGGACGAACATTGGATTTAAGTGCGTCATTCGGGCACCAGAAGTCCCCTCGTCCCCTCAGGTCAATCTCCCGATGAGAGGATAGCTAGCACTTGTTCCGTAGCAAAGGTACGCTAGTACACTTTTCAATAATGCGAGTCCTCTTGATCATTTCAGGCTGCCAACCTCGAGGAGGAGTTACATAAACAGGCCGGTGAGGGTAAGAAAGATACGCCCGAAACCAGCGAGCCATCCCCCGGGCACAAACCCCGCGGTGCTCTCGGCCAGCTTATGCAGGCTGCGGCCGAGGAGGAAGAGAGCCAAGAAGAAAAAGCTGCAACGACGAAAACGGAGGAAGATGCAAAGCTGCAGAATGTGATATACAGTATTTATAATAACCCCGAAGTCTTAAAGGCCTTACTAAGAGGTAGGTAACATGATTGTCTCTTGTTGGTGCGAACAGTAGGCTATCATCGATTTATCTGATGATCCCACATTCTGCATATGACAGTCTGTCAAAAGACTGAAATAAACTACGTTGTCCTTGATGGAGGCAAAAATTGGTGCAGCATTATTAAACACCCATCGAACACACCACGTACAGCATGCATCAAAGGATTTCATTATGCGACAAAATCCTTTTACAGCGGCAACATTTCCACAAGCTGTCAAAATAAATCTATAGAATTATTGCAATATCGTCATCGCAGTTACAATTGAGTGGTGAGGAATTTTAATTTGAGGAATTCATACGAGTTTGAATCCCGAGAGAGTCATTCTCATCATGAGCTGTCGTAACGGTATGAAAGATTGAGTTGTCAAAGGATATTTGGTTAGGTTTCCAATATTGGCTCATGCTGCCACGAAATAACGCAAACTTGTGGGGAAAGGTCTTTTGTAATGTTCGCTATTCTTCTTCAGCGCTCACTCTGCTTTGGAGGAGTTTCCAAGGAGTATTACTCTTTTTATAGCAGAATATTACTCCTTCATGGTAAAGCGTCAAAGCCACTTTCTTCGGCCAATGTTTGCTCCGGCGAGGTATGCTCCATGTGACAACATTGTCTTGCCGACACTTAAGATATAATGTGCATGTATAGAAGTGTAGATATCAAACCCGTGCTGAAGTCAATTCTACCGAATAACGCTTTACCAAATCACTGGAGATACCTAGCATACAAGCTTACCTAAAGCTTGTATTAGCTGCAGAACATTGGGTGGAATTTGGAGCCCCAGCTAATCGACATTTGAAATTTATGAGATTTAAAGTTCGTACTCTTGTCTCGTTACAGCTGGTGAAACTAAAGAATCCAACGAGGTAAGAGCGATGATAGAACAACACAAGATAAATACCATGAGCTGGTATTGAAAAGGACATTACCTTTATCTTGGCAACACGTCTACCTAATTTACTAATACGTTTACACTATTTTGAGATCTTGTTtgttataaataaataatatcatTATTCTGAGAGAAATCAAAAAGAAGTTCGACTTGTCTTGCTTGGATCTAACCTGCTTTTCATCTTTACTGCAAAGAATACGACTTCCGCACTTGTAAGAAAAGATATATTCAGTGATGGAGCTATCATATAACACGCCGAGTAGATGTGTCACAGAAGGGGAGATCAAAAGGCAGCCGTAGTGACAATTGCTTTTCTATCCCAAGGCAGACTACGAGCAGTGCTTACTCAACAGGCGTCGTCAACGCCACCTTTCCGATTTCAGTTCCCTTTATTTACGCTTTTCTGATTGCTGACAAGCCAGTGGCAATGAGTTACGTTTGTGCTTGACTGGTGTTGTTATTATTATATGAGATCAGCAGTTTCCGAGCCGGGTACGAAATGTGGTTCATGAATTATACTGTTCCTCCCCAAAGATCCCCAGCACAGCAATCCTACGCTCTGACGAAATCGATCTCCACGTGCTATCGCTAATACCATCAGAGGATGGTAATTCAATGCCCGAGATACGGTCACCAGTGTTTACCGGGTATTTGGTCTCAAACATGGTGAAGTAAAGTGATTAAGTAAGGGTCGCGGTATTTTGCTTGGTATTGGATGCCCTCCGCCTGCCTCACGTCCTGAAACAATAATGGCGGATGGCCCGTACTCATCTTAGTTGCTTTTAAGATGATTATATCGCATTTTTACCATTTGCATCACAGGAGGTTGCACCACCAATGCGTGAGTATGGCTATTAAGGTATCTTTAATTCAATACTGTCACAGTCAGAAACTGGTCGTTGCAGAAAGGTAAAATATCAACCGTTTGCAGTTCTACTGATGAATGTGTCAtgatatttcaatgaaatctATTAACCAATTACCTTAGCTAAATACGTTGTGTACATATATGTATTAGCCATCATTAGCGCTGCCTTACCCCCGAGCAGTAACCATCTACATTGTGACTAATGTTCACGCTCATAATGAGCaaggaacagctgtttttacactTAATAATAGGGAGTCTCGTGCCAAAGATAACTTATATGGTCAATATATGGCCATCTCATGTTCTCTTATTGGATCATTGCCATTATTGTTTCCTCCGGCCTCCTGATGACCGAGAAGAGCCAAATGCGTCATTCAAAATCGCAAATCTACCACAATTCGATGTTTTTTGAAGAGTGTCCTCTCAACTCCTACCATCTTGCCAGTGTATCTTCTAAGTGTGCATGCGCTCAATGTTCTTGTGTTATCGCAGGTGCTTTTCGTGCCAGGAAACCACTATCTGACGGTACACATCAGAACATTCTTCTTTTTTAGTCATTTCTTACATTTTATCACAATATTTCCATACATTCCTTTACCATCGTAGTATTTGGTGTGATTGAGGTCGGTGAAACCAATCGGTCCCACGAGGCAAAACAGATTTCTTGGAGCACTTGTCTGTAATCAGTACTTCTAAACCGTAACAGTCCCATTGGTATTAATATGATAATAAGaaagtgaaattgaaattgaaattgaattgtgcCGTAATAACCTTATGTCATCGAAATTAATCTAACGCCTGTACAAGCCCCGCGCCGCTGTGGTGGAAACAGCATTATTGATCCAAGATTGCAGGTATCCATTATCCTGTAACCTCCTTTATACAGAAAATGGTATAAAACGtgatgatgaggaagaagagCTTAGGAGTAATATCATTAAAAAAGATGGCGATGATCTCTACCAGCCTGCCAGCGACCCGAACATGGACATGCTACTAGATCGATACGAGGACTTACCCGATGACAGCGTAAGATCTGTTTTCGTTGACCAATCTGACTTGCCTAATTTTACACCTCCCTGACAGTAGCCCTCTCTTCCGCTTAACCTGATGATATCGCGTGGTAGCGAACTTCCCATTGGTCCTTGCTTTTAATACGGGAAGGCCCAATCCGATGGTTT
Above is a window of Lineus longissimus chromosome 3, tnLinLong1.2, whole genome shotgun sequence DNA encoding:
- the LOC135485288 gene encoding nucleolin-like is translated as MTRIYALLAVALLVTQVLSAPVAKQDVGERKAKNKEAANLEEELHKQAGEGKKDTPETSEPSPGHKPRGALGQLMQAAAEEEESQEEKAATTKTEEDAKLQNVIYSIYNNPEVLKALLRAGETKESNEEVAPPMQNGIKRDDEEEELRSNIIKKDGDDLYQPASDPNMDMLLDRYEDLPDDSALYEDDRQYNNVADPDYPDDRLMAEEVHALEGMEPNMNGIEVEDENEKDEDDSEDHDDNEEESTTKSASKQ